The proteins below come from a single Arthrobacter crystallopoietes genomic window:
- a CDS encoding COX15/CtaA family protein, whose protein sequence is MTIEQLTRRLPGSPNKTIRGLAVASLASEILIIVTGGAVRLTSSGLGCPTWPKCTPESLVATPEMGINGAIEFGNRLLTFLLAAIAFAMLVSVWKMAQRRKDLFYLSVALLAGIPAQAIIGGITVWTQLNPWVVGCHFVVSITMVAAATVLVHRAWLDNDQACTVQQQRSTATVRQLLWASAVLTLVAIVLGVIVTGSGPHAGDAEAPRNNLDPDLMTRIHVAPVYLLVATAVVLLVMVHRHTQLAELRRPMVLFAVVILLQGAIGYVQHFTGLPIVLVGLHMLGAALLAAACTHAVYVGVTRQPLSLQGAHSTGQKQVHSS, encoded by the coding sequence GTGACTATTGAGCAACTGACGCGTAGACTGCCGGGCTCCCCCAACAAGACCATCCGCGGTCTGGCCGTCGCCTCGCTCGCCTCCGAGATCCTCATCATCGTGACCGGAGGCGCGGTCCGCCTGACCTCCTCCGGCCTGGGCTGTCCCACCTGGCCCAAATGCACTCCGGAATCCTTAGTCGCCACGCCCGAGATGGGCATCAACGGCGCCATCGAATTCGGCAACCGGCTGCTGACCTTCCTGCTGGCGGCCATCGCCTTCGCCATGCTGGTGTCCGTGTGGAAGATGGCCCAGCGGCGCAAAGACCTGTTCTACCTTTCCGTTGCACTGCTGGCCGGCATCCCTGCCCAGGCCATTATCGGCGGCATCACGGTCTGGACACAGCTCAACCCCTGGGTGGTCGGCTGCCACTTTGTCGTGTCCATCACGATGGTTGCCGCGGCCACAGTCCTCGTCCACCGGGCGTGGCTGGACAATGACCAAGCGTGCACGGTCCAGCAACAGCGCTCGACGGCGACTGTACGCCAACTGCTTTGGGCCAGCGCGGTCCTGACCTTGGTAGCGATCGTGCTCGGAGTCATCGTGACCGGTTCCGGTCCGCATGCAGGCGACGCAGAGGCGCCGCGGAACAACCTGGACCCTGACCTTATGACCCGCATCCATGTGGCCCCTGTCTACTTGCTGGTTGCCACCGCCGTCGTACTTCTGGTCATGGTGCACCGGCACACGCAGCTGGCCGAACTGCGTCGGCCGATGGTGCTTTTCGCCGTCGTTATTCTGCTGCAGGGTGCCATAGGCTACGTCCAGCACTTCACCGGGCTGCCAATCGTACTGGTGGGCCTGCATATGCTTGGCGCCGCGCTGCTTGCTGCCGCCTGTACACATGCTGTGTACGTGGGTGTCACGCGGCAGCCGCTCTCCCTGCAAGGCGCGCACTCGACCGGTCAGAAGCAGGTTCACAGCAGCTAG
- a CDS encoding ABC transporter permease, which yields MNAPASLARRVLLQGRYETMTMLRNGEQLLIAVILPLMALIGLTITPLLDEFTDSRIDMAAPGVLALCAVSTGLTGQGIATGFDRRYGVLRFLSTTPLGQSGLILGKVIAVLSVLAIQVVVIGTAALLLGWSPEPGGILPAAVQLILGAGAFTSLGLLIAGTARPEATLAITNLLWVLLAAAGGLLFPAASWPDVYEPAAQLLPSSALGDALRSALMDAEFNLTASIVLLAWTVLAGLAAIRWFKWS from the coding sequence GTGAACGCTCCTGCCTCTCTGGCCCGGCGGGTCCTCCTACAGGGCCGTTACGAAACCATGACCATGCTGCGCAACGGCGAACAGCTGCTGATCGCCGTTATCCTCCCGCTCATGGCCCTGATCGGCCTGACAATCACGCCCTTGCTGGACGAGTTCACCGATAGCCGGATCGATATGGCCGCTCCGGGGGTGCTGGCGCTGTGCGCGGTATCGACCGGGCTGACCGGCCAAGGCATCGCCACCGGTTTCGACCGGCGGTACGGGGTGCTCCGATTCCTGTCCACCACTCCGCTGGGGCAAAGCGGACTGATCCTGGGCAAAGTCATCGCTGTCCTGTCCGTGCTCGCCATCCAGGTGGTCGTCATCGGCACGGCCGCCCTGCTGCTTGGCTGGAGCCCGGAACCGGGCGGGATCCTGCCCGCGGCAGTGCAGCTCATCCTGGGGGCCGGAGCTTTCACCTCGCTGGGACTTCTGATCGCCGGCACGGCACGGCCCGAAGCAACCTTGGCCATCACGAACCTGCTCTGGGTCCTGCTGGCCGCTGCCGGCGGGCTCCTGTTCCCCGCGGCAAGCTGGCCCGATGTTTACGAGCCGGCGGCCCAACTGCTGCCCTCGAGCGCCTTGGGAGATGCCCTGCGGAGCGCCCTGATGGACGCTGAATTCAACCTCACGGCATCGATCGTACTGCTGGCCTGGACGGTGCTCGCCGGCCTCGCCGCTATCCGCTGGTTTAAATGGAGCTGA
- a CDS encoding ABC transporter ATP-binding protein codes for MPNTEPCLDIQGLVKDLGPVAALDGKMVRVIDGVHLRAYPGQVTALLGANGAGKTTTLECAQGLTRPNGGTVCLLGQDPHEAGAELRSRVGVMLQEGGLPQAIRPIPLLRHVAGMYRSPRDVDALVRRLGIDNFGNTPVRRLSGGQKQRVALAAALVGNPEVLFLDEPSAGLDPQSRAVVFDLIQELRTEGLGIILTTHLMDDAQRLADYVFIIDAGKTVAHGTVAELTKATDESSGVERLLTFDSRPGLDLTALAGLSVHETVPGRYTVAGNLTPADLAALARFWEEQDIMPTAIHMAPRSLEDVFLDISGKGLR; via the coding sequence GTGCCTAACACCGAACCGTGCCTCGATATCCAGGGGCTCGTTAAAGATCTTGGGCCGGTAGCAGCTCTCGACGGCAAGATGGTCAGGGTTATCGACGGCGTACATCTGCGCGCCTATCCCGGCCAGGTAACGGCCCTGCTCGGTGCCAACGGGGCCGGCAAGACCACCACCCTTGAATGCGCCCAGGGCCTGACCCGGCCGAACGGCGGAACCGTGTGCCTGCTCGGCCAGGACCCGCATGAAGCCGGCGCCGAATTGCGCAGCCGCGTGGGGGTCATGCTCCAGGAGGGCGGCCTGCCCCAGGCCATCCGCCCCATCCCGCTGCTCCGGCACGTCGCAGGCATGTACCGCAGCCCCCGCGATGTGGATGCGCTGGTCAGGCGACTGGGTATCGACAACTTCGGGAACACTCCCGTGCGGCGGCTTTCCGGCGGCCAGAAACAGCGCGTTGCCCTCGCCGCGGCACTGGTCGGAAACCCCGAGGTCCTCTTCCTCGACGAGCCCAGCGCCGGACTGGATCCGCAGTCCCGGGCGGTCGTTTTCGATCTCATCCAGGAACTGCGGACAGAGGGTCTGGGCATTATCCTCACAACCCACCTGATGGACGATGCCCAGCGGCTCGCGGACTACGTTTTTATTATCGACGCCGGCAAAACAGTTGCGCACGGCACCGTCGCCGAACTGACGAAGGCCACCGACGAAAGCAGCGGCGTCGAACGGCTGCTGACCTTCGACTCCCGCCCCGGACTGGATCTCACCGCCCTGGCAGGCCTGTCCGTCCACGAGACCGTCCCCGGCCGGTACACCGTCGCGGGCAATCTGACCCCGGCCGATCTTGCCGCATTGGCAAGGTTCTGGGAAGAACAGGACATCATGCCTACTGCGATCCACATGGCCCCGCGCTCACTGGAGGACGTGTTTCTGGACATCTCCGGGAAGGGGCTGCGGTGA
- a CDS encoding helix-turn-helix transcriptional regulator, whose amino-acid sequence MNNSAVSRAQAAESEERTRDRVLSAVLEHGPVSAAELGDRLGFTPAAVRRHLDALSRGGLIEVKMVANSATGAGRPARKYVLSRQGQSKLGNDYLDIARGALSVLGSIAGPDAVTEFARQRYEDMERRYRPVVEAAGESVEARAEALAKALNEDGFVGSTTVVGAKAAHSTMLAVQLCQGHCPVQQLAADFPVFCDSETEVFSRLLGVDVRRLSTLASGGHVCTTHIPVGRTKSAVRDSGPTAGTRRVSINLQERP is encoded by the coding sequence ATGAACAACTCTGCTGTTTCGCGCGCCCAGGCCGCGGAATCCGAGGAGCGTACCCGGGACCGGGTGCTGAGCGCAGTCCTGGAACACGGTCCCGTCAGTGCCGCTGAGCTCGGCGATCGCCTCGGCTTCACGCCGGCCGCGGTCCGCCGCCACCTCGATGCCCTGTCCCGCGGCGGCCTCATCGAGGTCAAAATGGTGGCCAATTCCGCCACCGGCGCCGGGCGGCCGGCTCGCAAATACGTCCTCAGCCGGCAGGGCCAGTCGAAACTGGGCAATGACTATCTTGACATAGCACGCGGGGCGCTCAGTGTGCTGGGCAGCATTGCCGGCCCGGACGCCGTAACGGAGTTCGCACGCCAACGTTACGAAGACATGGAACGGCGGTACCGTCCCGTGGTCGAAGCTGCCGGGGAGTCCGTCGAGGCGCGGGCCGAGGCATTGGCGAAGGCCCTGAATGAGGACGGCTTTGTCGGGTCCACCACGGTGGTGGGCGCCAAGGCCGCGCACAGCACCATGCTGGCGGTCCAGCTGTGCCAGGGGCACTGCCCCGTCCAGCAGTTGGCCGCTGATTTCCCTGTCTTTTGCGACAGTGAAACCGAAGTTTTCTCCCGCCTGCTGGGGGTAGACGTCAGGCGTCTGTCCACACTGGCCAGCGGGGGACATGTTTGTACGACCCATATCCCAGTGGGCCGAACAAAGTCTGCGGTCCGGGATTCCGGACCGACGGCAGGCACCAG